A single Anopheles funestus chromosome 2RL, idAnoFuneDA-416_04, whole genome shotgun sequence DNA region contains:
- the LOC125760552 gene encoding 5'-3' exoribonuclease 2 homolog has protein sequence MGVPAFFRWLTRKYPSVIIEAVEQKTVDDQGHVTYGNFSDPNPNNVEFDNLYLDMNGIIHPCTHPEDKPAPKNEDEMMVAIFECIDRLMNIVRPRKLLYMAIDGVAPRAKMNQQRSRRFRASKESAEKAAEVARIREELAAKGAILPPEKEKGSNFDSNCITPGTPFMDRLSKCLQYYVHDRMNNHPGWKNLKVILSDANVPGEGEHKLMDFIRKQRVQPDYDPSTHHVLCGADADLIMLGLATHETHFTIIREEFLPNRERPCDICQQMGHEMKCCTGLQSERDLSNATPPTPGKETQYIFVRLNVLKEYLRKELDMPNLPFAYDFERVVDDWVFMCFFVGNDFLPHLPSLEIRENAIDRLVTLYKKCVYKTRGYLTDSGSVLLDRVEMIMSDLGYAEDEIFKQRKDSEDRFKERNKRMRLQKERWQRPKLEQLNNSQFAPTPLGRGMQPQAIVNPRQEAANFRMRGQQGAGNAEVNTAGNSSTEQQGPRGIKHKAQESLAVALADEEEKDTPDEVRLWEDGFKDRYYESKFDVTSQNSSFRQTVAWEYVRGLCWVLRYYYQGCASWEWYFPYHYAPFASDLKHLENVNTHFDPGTPFKPLQQLMGVFPAASRSHVPDAFAELMVDPCSPIIDFYPIDFRIDLNGKKFAWQGVALLPFVDEKRLFKATDPKVPLLTEEEQLRNQNGDAKLFLLPGSAGYKTLAGLYGDGEDVDYEREISATIDFIQGFVIPTKENVPKEGMLSSPIAGLPAVTENQVISVRFQDPKFADDYVFPACKLANAQEQPKVLNANAIGFGQRTDRAHLGAAGHRMVNNRLGLGYGGGQGGGYNNNFQGSGGYGNNNYRNGGRGGATDNNYSGYNSSYNRGNQQYNRQGNDRPADNETTSASGNNDNRSVFEQLSSQIQEYQQQMINEISRNTSSPPTASNVLPNPFANQIPYDYNNSDNNRSWTTNNVGRNNNNRGFGGGGGGGRSFGYGGGRGNYRNNNQNNNRYGQNNYGSSGGGGNNRFNNQRRPY, from the exons ATGGGAGTACCAGCATTTTTCCGCTGGTTGACGCGGAAATATCCGTCCGTGATAATTGAAGCTGTCGAGCAGAAG ACCGTGGACGATCAGGGGCATGTTACCTACGGAAATTTTTCGGATCCGAACCCAAACAACGTGGAGTTTGATAATTTGTACTTGGACATGAACGGTATTATTCATCCGTGTACACACCCGGAAGATAAACCGGCACCGAAGAATGAGGATGAAATGATGGTCGCTATCTTCGAGTGCATCGATCGACTGATGAACATTGTCCGACCGCGCAAGTTGCTGTACATGGCTATCGATGGTGTTGCGCCacgtgcaaaaatgaaccagcAGCGGTCACGTCGCTTTCGCGCATCTAAGGAATCGGCCGAAAAGGCGGCCGAGGTAGCCCGCATCCGGGAGGAGTTGGCTGCCAAGGGTGCAATTTTGCCACCGGAGAAAGAAAAGGGAAGTAACTTCGATTCGAACTGCATTACGCCCGGTACACCATTCATGGATCGTTTGAGCAAATGTCTGCAGTACTACGTACACGACCGAATGAACAATCATCCGGGATGGAAGAATTTGAAGGTTATCCTGTCGGATGCCAATGTTCCCGGCGAAGGGGAACACAAGCTAATGGACTTCATTCGGAAGCAGCGCGTTCAACCGGACTATGATCCGAGCACACATCATGTGCTGTGTGGTGCCGATGCGGATCTGATTATGCTGGGGCTAGCAACGCACGAAACGCATTTCACCATTATTCGTGAAGAATTTCTCCCGAACAGAGAGCGGCCGTGCGATATCTGTCAGCAGATGGGTCACGAAATGAAGTGCTGTACCGGGTTACAATCGGAACGAGATCTGTCCAACGCTACCCCACCGACACCGGGCAAGGAGACGCAGTACATCTTTGTGCGACTGAACGTACTGAAGGAGTACCTGCGGAAGGAACTGGATATGCCAAACTTACCGTTCGCATACGATTTCGAGCGCGTGGTGGACGATTGggtgtttatgtgttttttcgtcgGTAATGATTTCCTGCCGCATCTTCCGAGCTTGGAGATCCGGGAGAATGCAATCGACCGGCTGGTGACGCTGTACAAGAAGTGTGTGTACAAAACGCGCGGTTACCTAACCGACTCTGGAAGCGTGTTACTCGACCGTGTAGAAATGATTATGAGCGATCTGGGCTATGCGGAGGACGAAATCTTTAAGCAGCGTAAAGATAGCGAGGATCGTTTCAAAGAGCGCAACAAGCGCATGCGATTACAGAAGGAACGCTGGCAGCGTCCCAAATTAGAACAGCTAAACAACTCGCAGTTCGCACCGACGCCGCTCGGACGCGGTATGCAGCCCCAGGCGATTGTGAATCCTCGCCAGGAAGCGGCCAATTTTCGAATGCGCGGACAGCAGGGTGCAGGAAATGCGGAAGTTAATACGGCTGGTAACAGTAGTACAGAACAGCAAGGTCCACGTGGTATCAAGCACAAAGCGCAAGAATCACTCGCAGTGGCGTTAGCCGACGAAGAGGAAAAGGATACGCCCGACGAGGTACGGCTCTGGGAGGATGGATTCAAAGATCGTTATTACGAATCGAAGTTTGACGTTACGTCGCAAAACAGCAGCTTTCGGCAAACGGTCGCGTGGGAGTACGTGCGTGGCCTTTGCTGGGTTTTGCGCTATTACTACCAGGGCTGTGCCTCGTGGGAATGGTACTTCCCGTATCATTATGCACCGTTTGCGTCGGATTTGAAGCACCTGGAGAACGTAAATACTCACTTCGATCCTGGCACACCGTTCAAACCACTGCAGCAGCTAATGGGCGTTTTCCCGGCCGCCAGTCGCAGTCACGTACCGGATGCGTTCGCCGAACTGATGGTCGATCCCTGCAGTCCCATCATTGACTTTTATCCGATCGATTTCCGCATCGATCTGAATGGTAAAAAGTTTGCCTGGCAAGGGGTAGCCCTGCTGCCGTTCGTCGACGAAAAACGGCTGTTCAAGGCAACGGATCCGAAGGTACCGTTGCTGACGGAAGAGGAACAGTTGCGAAACCAGAACGGGGATGCGAAGTTGTTCCTTCTGCCCGGTTCCGCCGGGTACAAAACGTTGGCCGGACTGTATGGGGATGGTGAGGATGTAGATTACGAGCGCGAAATTTCCGCTACGATAGATTTTATTCAGGGATTCGTTATTCCGACGAAGGAAAATGTACCCAAGGAGGGTATGCTTTCGTCGCCCATAGCTGGACTGCCGGCAGTGACCGAAAATCAGGTGATATCGGTGCGCTTCCAGGATCCCAAGTTTGCGGACGATTACGTGTTCCCGGCCTGTAAGCTCGCTAATGCACAGGAACAACCGAAGGTGTTGAATGCGAATGCGATTGGGTTTGGTCAGCGTACAGACCGTGCGCACCTTGGCGCGGCTGGTCATCGGATGGTGAATAATCGTTTGGGACTAGGGTACGGTGGTGGCCAGGGCGGTGGATACAACAACAACTTCCAGGGATCGGGAGGCTATGGTAACAACAATTATCGTAACGGTGGTCGTGGAGGAG CTACGGACAACAACTATTCCGGCTACAACAGTTCATATAACAGAGGTAACCAGCAGTATAACCGTCAGGGAAATGATAGGCCGGCGGACAACGAAACAACATCCGCATCGGGCAACAACGACAATCGGAGCGTGTTCGAGCAGCTCAGCAGCCAGATACAAGAGTACCAGCAGCAGATGATAAACGAAATTTCGCGCAATACCTCATCGCCACCTACGGCCTCGAACGTGCTGCCAAACCCGTTCGCTAACCAGATACCGTACGATTACAACAATTCTGACAACAATAGAAGCTGGACAACCAACAACGTTGGACGTAATAACAACAACCGTggttttggtggtggtggtggtggtggaagatCCTTCGGATATGGTGGCGGCAGAGGGAACTATCGGaataacaaccaaaacaacaatcgCTACGGACAGAACAATTATGGTTCGTCGGGTGGGGGCGGAAATAATCGGTTTAACAATCAGCGCAGACCGTACTAA